One Suncus etruscus isolate mSunEtr1 chromosome 13, mSunEtr1.pri.cur, whole genome shotgun sequence genomic region harbors:
- the EIF4E gene encoding eukaryotic translation initiation factor 4E, protein MATVDPETTPTPNPPPPEEEKTESNQEVANPEHYIKHPLQNRWALWFFKNDKSKTWQANLRLISKFDTVEDFWALYNHIQLSSNLMPGCDYSLFKDGIEPMWEDEKNKRGGRWLITLNKQQRRSDLDRFWLETLLCLIGESFDDYSDDVCGAVVNVRAKGDKIAIWTTECENREAVTHIGRVYKERLGLPPKIVIGYQSHADTATKSGSTTKNRFVV, encoded by the exons GAAACCACCCCTACTCCTAATCCCCCACCTCcagaagaagagaaaacagaatcTAATCAGGAGGTTGCTAATCCAGAACATTATATTAAACATCCTTTACAGAACAG ATGGGCACTCtggttttttaaaaatgataaaagcaaAACTTGGCAAGCAAATCTACGGCTGATCTCTAAGTTTGATACTGTTGAAGACTTTTGGGC TTTATACAACCATATCCAGTTATCTAGTAATTTAATGCCTGGCTGTGACTACTCACTTTTTAAG GATGGTATTGAGCCTATGTGGGAAGATGAGAAAAACAAACGAGGGGGACGATGGTTAATTACATTGAACAAACAGCAGAGAAGAAGTGACCTTGATCGCTTCTGGCTAGAAACA CTGCTGTGCCTTATTGGAGAATCTTTCGATGATTACAGTGATGATGTGTGTGGAGCCGTTGTTAATGTTAGAGCTAAAGGTGACAAGATAGCAATATGGACTACTGAATGTGAAAACAGAGAGGCGGTCACACATATAGG gaGGGTATACAAGGAAAGGCTAGGACTTCCTCCAAAGATAGTTATTGGTTATCAGTCCCATGCAGACACAGCTACTAAGAGCGGCTCTACCACTAAAAATAGATTTGTTGTTTAA